The following coding sequences lie in one Methylotuvimicrobium alcaliphilum 20Z genomic window:
- a CDS encoding alpha/beta fold hydrolase, with amino-acid sequence MDEALGKHWILLRGLARESAHWGDFVPLLQDAFPASRISLIDLPGTGCYYRKASPCSIRAIVESVRGDALAKGWLEKPVSILGLSFGAMVAWEWLSRHPEDIAGEVLMNTSFADLSPFYMRLRRQSYRDFAELAMTRDIFRRESRIVRLVSNRKDRYEATIEEWSRIQKARPISTKNALRQIVAAATYKPSHSKPQQPVLLLNGQGDRLVSPVCSEAIHKKWRIELRAHPWAGHDLTLDDGGWVATQIQDWVFQRTSCIDREPEQL; translated from the coding sequence ATGGATGAGGCGCTCGGAAAACATTGGATTCTGCTTAGAGGCTTGGCTAGGGAGTCCGCGCATTGGGGCGATTTTGTACCGCTATTGCAAGATGCATTTCCGGCATCCCGGATCAGCTTGATCGATTTGCCGGGCACAGGTTGCTATTATCGAAAGGCCAGTCCATGTTCGATACGAGCGATAGTAGAAAGTGTTCGTGGTGATGCACTCGCGAAAGGCTGGCTGGAAAAGCCTGTCTCAATTCTGGGACTTTCATTCGGCGCGATGGTTGCCTGGGAATGGTTGAGTCGTCATCCTGAAGACATTGCGGGCGAGGTTTTGATGAATACCAGCTTTGCCGATCTAAGTCCCTTTTATATGCGCTTACGTCGGCAAAGTTATCGCGATTTTGCAGAATTGGCGATGACGCGCGATATTTTTCGACGAGAATCCCGCATTGTTCGTTTGGTTAGTAATCGTAAAGATCGGTATGAGGCGACAATCGAGGAATGGTCGCGGATACAAAAAGCACGGCCTATATCTACTAAAAATGCTTTACGGCAGATTGTTGCGGCAGCCACTTATAAGCCGAGTCATAGCAAGCCGCAACAGCCGGTTTTGTTATTGAACGGGCAGGGCGATCGTCTGGTATCGCCCGTATGTTCTGAGGCTATTCATAAAAAATGGCGTATTGAACTGCGTGCCCATCCCTGGGCAGGCCATGATTTGACTCTCGATGACGGCGGATGGGTGGCGACGCAAATACAGGATTGGGTGTTTCAAAGAACGTCGTGCATCGACAGAGAGCCCGAGCAACTATAA
- a CDS encoding YjfB family protein — MVDSVSGLASLATRMSVQQTALDANVAVLNKIQDQQEAEGEAVVKLIESTSAAKGGIDVYA; from the coding sequence ATGGTAGATTCCGTCTCGGGCTTAGCCAGTCTAGCCACCCGAATGTCCGTACAGCAAACCGCACTCGATGCCAATGTCGCGGTACTCAATAAAATTCAAGATCAACAAGAAGCGGAAGGCGAAGCCGTAGTAAAGTTGATCGAGTCGACGTCCGCAGCCAAGGGCGGCATTGATGTCTATGCCTAG
- a CDS encoding NfeD family protein: MQGYEIVNIWLIGGIILMLLEILLPGGIVFFLGLGAVLVSALLYAGLIEGWLQAFTVWFIGSLTLVFGLRGVAQKFIPAQVEQGKTDEDLDAYDAIAKVCEAIPAGGEGRIAFRGSTWKARSYRNDQNLDVGAEVRIIFRENLVWVVDAIETNKTMNETDSNNNSIK; encoded by the coding sequence ATGCAGGGATATGAAATTGTAAATATCTGGCTTATCGGCGGCATTATTCTCATGCTGCTGGAAATTTTGTTGCCCGGCGGGATAGTATTTTTTCTAGGTCTCGGCGCCGTTCTGGTTTCCGCTTTGCTATACGCCGGTTTGATAGAAGGCTGGTTACAAGCTTTTACCGTTTGGTTTATCGGCTCCCTAACGTTGGTCTTCGGATTGCGTGGGGTCGCCCAAAAATTCATTCCCGCACAAGTCGAACAGGGCAAGACCGATGAAGATCTGGATGCCTACGATGCAATTGCTAAAGTCTGCGAGGCTATACCCGCAGGCGGCGAGGGGCGCATTGCGTTTCGCGGAAGTACTTGGAAAGCAAGAAGCTATCGTAATGACCAAAATTTGGACGTTGGGGCCGAGGTGCGCATTATTTTTCGCGAAAATCTGGTGTGGGTGGTTGATGCCATCGAAACCAATAAAACCATGAACGAAACCGACTCGAATAATAACTCAATAAAATAG
- a CDS encoding SPFH domain-containing protein: MLTTLTIFVILAGIIFWKLLIIVPMRQSCVLERLGNFRCVLEPGYHVVVPFLDKVAYRHEIREQVFDIPAQSCITRDNIQVAVDGIVYLKVMDAKRASYGIGDYQMASVNLAQTTMRSEIGKLTLGDTFYERDKLNEAIVREIDKASDPWGIKVMRYEIKNISPSAQVVHTLEKQMEAEREKRAEITLAMAEKESKILISEGHRQEAINISEGQKQKRINEALGRASEIGILAEASAEGLQKVAAAIKKPGGDMAVKMRLVEDFIDRTGEVMKGANVSVLPTDLAHIKGLLSALNQNLPVAKMGANK, translated from the coding sequence ATGCTTACTACCCTTACGATATTCGTCATATTGGCCGGTATCATTTTTTGGAAGCTGTTGATTATCGTTCCGATGCGGCAATCTTGTGTCTTGGAGCGATTAGGCAATTTTCGATGCGTTCTGGAGCCCGGTTATCATGTTGTCGTGCCCTTTTTGGACAAGGTAGCCTATCGTCATGAGATTCGCGAGCAAGTGTTCGATATTCCGGCGCAAAGCTGCATCACCCGAGACAATATCCAGGTTGCGGTCGACGGTATCGTCTATTTGAAAGTGATGGATGCCAAACGGGCCAGTTACGGAATCGGCGATTATCAGATGGCCAGCGTTAATTTGGCGCAAACGACGATGCGTTCCGAAATCGGTAAGCTGACGCTCGGCGATACTTTTTATGAGCGCGATAAATTGAATGAAGCGATTGTACGAGAAATCGACAAAGCCTCGGACCCTTGGGGAATCAAGGTTATGCGTTACGAAATCAAAAATATTTCACCTTCTGCACAAGTGGTGCATACCTTGGAAAAGCAAATGGAGGCCGAACGCGAAAAGCGTGCGGAAATCACTTTGGCCATGGCGGAAAAAGAATCGAAAATTCTGATATCGGAAGGTCATCGTCAGGAGGCGATCAATATTTCCGAAGGCCAGAAACAAAAACGCATCAATGAGGCCTTAGGGCGCGCGAGTGAAATTGGGATACTAGCTGAAGCCTCCGCGGAGGGCTTGCAGAAAGTCGCGGCAGCCATCAAGAAGCCGGGCGGCGATATGGCGGTAAAAATGCGTTTGGTCGAGGATTTTATCGATCGAACAGGCGAGGTCATGAAAGGGGCCAACGTATCTGTGTTGCCTACCGATCTTGCTCACATCAAAGGTCTGCTGTCGGCGCTTAATCAAAACCTGCCGGTCGCTAAAATGGGAGCAAACAAATGA
- a CDS encoding SPFH domain-containing protein, with protein sequence MNNEVSPIDLFNFAVWGIIFLVIITQLFRSIRIVSTRTALIVERLGKYKATLGPGFHVLIPFIDVVTAIQDLREETIDVPPQECFSKDEVQVEVDGVIYMSVSDPIKATYGVTDYRFAAMQLAQTTTRSVIGTLELDKTFEERDMISQAVVDTLNAAGETWGVHVHRYEIKNIKPPSTVQCAMEKQVTAEREKRAILARAEGDKQSRINTSEGTMRELINLSEGERQRLVNEAEGRASEILALATATAESIEKIGNAVVQPGGEEAIKLNLSEKFINNIAHLADAETSVIFPADLTNLNQLLEALDLHIARKANA encoded by the coding sequence ATGAATAACGAAGTTAGTCCAATCGATTTGTTTAATTTTGCCGTATGGGGCATCATTTTTCTTGTCATCATTACACAGCTATTTCGCTCCATACGCATTGTTTCCACGCGCACCGCTCTGATTGTAGAGCGTTTAGGCAAGTATAAGGCTACATTGGGGCCCGGTTTTCATGTGTTGATCCCGTTTATCGATGTCGTGACCGCGATACAGGACTTGCGTGAAGAAACCATCGATGTTCCGCCGCAAGAATGTTTTTCCAAGGACGAGGTGCAGGTCGAAGTCGACGGCGTTATCTATATGTCGGTTTCCGACCCTATCAAAGCGACTTATGGCGTGACCGATTATCGGTTTGCCGCGATGCAGTTGGCGCAGACCACAACCCGTTCGGTGATCGGTACGTTGGAGTTGGACAAAACTTTCGAAGAGCGCGACATGATCAGTCAAGCGGTGGTGGATACGCTCAATGCCGCGGGTGAAACCTGGGGCGTGCATGTGCATCGTTACGAAATTAAGAATATCAAACCGCCGAGCACGGTTCAGTGTGCGATGGAAAAACAAGTGACCGCCGAGCGGGAAAAGCGGGCTATTTTGGCCAGAGCCGAAGGCGACAAGCAAAGCCGAATCAACACGTCCGAAGGTACGATGCGCGAACTGATCAATTTGTCGGAAGGCGAACGCCAACGCTTGGTCAACGAAGCCGAAGGTAGGGCGTCCGAAATTTTGGCCTTGGCGACCGCGACGGCCGAATCCATCGAGAAAATCGGTAATGCAGTCGTCCAGCCCGGCGGCGAGGAAGCCATTAAACTCAATTTATCGGAAAAGTTTATCAATAATATCGCGCATTTGGCCGATGCTGAGACTTCGGTGATCTTTCCTGCCGATTTGACTAATTTGAACCAACTGTTGGAAGCGCTCGATTTACATATTGCGCGCAAGGCAAATGCATGA
- a CDS encoding 5-bromo-4-chloroindolyl phosphate hydrolysis family protein, with protein sequence MTSLMNLFRVLPSIKSLRMLVGACLLLSLFVGIGGLAHGKKPNDSAAPVYLVNIDAVINPGTAALLEHAIETAEAYSAAALILRINTPGGLLSSTRDMVRAISESKVPVIGYVGPAGASATSAGAFILLSTHLAVMNSGTNVGAASPVAGDGGEIQGTMAKKIMSDTRAFMRGIAKHRNRNADIAERFVSEAESLSADEALEANVVDLVVPGFSDLIKAVDGREIQFQGQLLKLALSDKEIRQITPRFIDHILGLVAHPQIAHMLISVGLLAIFIEMLAPGLTLPGILGTIALVLGLVGMQALPVNLGFLVLLLFGIALMIAEYFVAGFGVLGIGGAIAFVLGSLNLFDGPIPADQSNTILSVSIAVSAAMLLATLLITGSFIFGSRQKGLKGKIGEAMVDFDSNGYVLIDQQRFSADTLEPLRHGDRIEVVKIDRNDRLLVKKAQQNLPRTTDESNNEVKQTVAESRSMIRRIEQAGNRIHNHEFKNRIERICMIADSILSEIEADPRDIRKARKFLNVYLDGAMQVTEGYAKTHSHIQSGQLTQNFRNVLETIEATFLEQQQKLFEDDLFDLDVKIEVLNAQLKREGIR encoded by the coding sequence TTGACTTCTTTGATGAACTTGTTTCGTGTACTCCCCTCAATCAAGTCGTTGCGAATGCTCGTCGGCGCTTGCCTGTTGTTATCGCTGTTTGTCGGTATAGGCGGCTTGGCGCACGGAAAAAAACCGAATGACTCAGCGGCTCCCGTATACCTGGTAAACATAGATGCCGTAATCAATCCGGGTACGGCCGCCCTGCTCGAGCATGCAATCGAAACAGCAGAAGCTTATTCCGCAGCTGCGTTGATCCTACGAATCAATACTCCGGGAGGCTTACTGAGTAGCACGCGAGACATGGTTCGCGCAATTTCGGAGTCTAAGGTGCCGGTCATCGGTTACGTGGGTCCTGCCGGCGCCAGCGCGACATCGGCCGGTGCATTTATTTTGCTGTCCACGCACCTTGCGGTGATGAATTCCGGTACGAATGTCGGGGCCGCATCGCCGGTTGCGGGCGATGGCGGCGAGATACAAGGTACCATGGCAAAGAAAATCATGAGCGATACCCGGGCTTTCATGCGGGGTATCGCCAAGCATCGCAATCGCAATGCGGATATTGCCGAACGTTTCGTTTCCGAAGCCGAAAGCCTATCCGCCGACGAAGCCTTGGAAGCCAATGTGGTCGATCTGGTGGTGCCGGGATTTTCTGATCTGATAAAAGCCGTTGACGGACGTGAAATTCAATTTCAAGGCCAATTGCTTAAACTGGCTCTCTCGGATAAAGAAATTCGCCAGATTACGCCGCGGTTTATCGATCATATTTTGGGGCTAGTCGCGCATCCGCAGATCGCGCACATGTTGATTTCTGTGGGCCTACTCGCGATTTTTATCGAAATGCTCGCTCCGGGCCTAACTCTTCCCGGTATCCTTGGCACGATCGCGCTAGTTCTGGGCTTGGTCGGCATGCAAGCCTTACCCGTTAATCTTGGTTTTCTAGTGCTGTTATTGTTCGGTATTGCGTTGATGATCGCCGAATATTTCGTTGCCGGCTTCGGCGTGCTGGGTATCGGCGGAGCGATCGCCTTCGTGCTGGGTAGTTTGAATCTATTCGACGGCCCCATCCCGGCCGATCAGAGCAACACGATATTGTCGGTGAGTATCGCTGTGAGTGCAGCAATGCTGCTCGCTACGTTGCTTATTACCGGCAGCTTTATTTTCGGTTCGCGCCAAAAGGGCTTGAAAGGCAAAATCGGGGAAGCAATGGTCGATTTCGATAGCAACGGCTATGTGCTGATCGATCAACAACGATTCTCTGCCGATACGCTCGAACCGCTGCGTCACGGCGATCGGATCGAGGTTGTTAAAATTGATCGGAACGACCGCTTGCTGGTTAAAAAAGCACAGCAAAATTTGCCCCGCACGACAGACGAATCAAACAATGAAGTCAAGCAGACGGTCGCCGAGTCCCGTAGCATGATTCGGCGAATCGAACAGGCCGGCAATCGAATTCATAATCACGAATTCAAAAATCGGATAGAGCGTATCTGTATGATTGCCGACAGTATTTTGAGCGAAATCGAAGCCGACCCGCGAGATATTCGCAAAGCTCGAAAATTTCTTAATGTTTATCTCGATGGAGCGATGCAAGTCACCGAAGGCTATGCCAAAACGCACAGTCATATCCAATCCGGGCAATTGACACAGAATTTTCGTAATGTACTCGAAACAATTGAAGCGACCTTTCTGGAACAGCAACAAAAATTGTTTGAAGATGACCTATTCGATCTTGATGTCAAAATTGAAGTATTAAACGCGCAACTTAAGCGGGAAGGTATTCGTTGA
- a CDS encoding LysR substrate-binding domain-containing protein gives MNLSQLELLRTLHENGFNLSKAADSMHIVQSAVSRQLHLFEEELGSPLLTRNGKKLTGLTELGQKVLAQASTIQQAKKNIKSLASEYRNGDSGILHVATTHTQAKYFLPKPIQRFRAKYPGVKVYIVQSSPDHLIDFLHNDQADLAICTEKVAEDETLIINPCYEWHHAVVIPKEHPLASGDLTLERLASFPILTYSLGFTGRSNIEKAFNDRELQMDVVLAAADTDIIKTYVRLGLGVGLIASMAYDPIADTDLVVRNLPGLIPSSMTKIAYLRQNYLPAYSRHFIEELLDAAQEMNA, from the coding sequence ATGAATCTCAGCCAGCTTGAATTACTTCGCACCTTGCATGAAAACGGTTTCAACCTCTCCAAGGCCGCCGACAGCATGCATATCGTGCAATCGGCTGTTAGCCGGCAATTACATTTATTCGAGGAGGAATTGGGCTCGCCTTTATTGACAAGAAACGGCAAAAAACTGACCGGTCTGACCGAACTGGGACAAAAGGTATTGGCGCAGGCATCAACCATTCAACAAGCCAAAAAAAATATCAAATCGCTCGCCTCGGAATACCGCAATGGCGACAGCGGAATTTTGCATGTCGCGACGACGCATACCCAGGCAAAATACTTTTTACCGAAGCCGATACAACGCTTCCGCGCCAAATATCCCGGCGTCAAGGTTTATATCGTGCAGTCCTCGCCCGACCACCTGATCGACTTTCTGCATAACGATCAGGCCGATCTGGCCATTTGCACCGAAAAGGTCGCCGAAGATGAAACCTTGATCATCAATCCCTGTTACGAATGGCACCATGCCGTCGTCATCCCGAAAGAACATCCGCTGGCTAGCGGGGACTTGACCTTGGAACGCTTGGCCTCTTTTCCGATTCTCACTTACTCGCTCGGCTTTACCGGCCGTTCCAATATCGAAAAGGCCTTTAACGACCGGGAATTGCAAATGGATGTGGTGCTGGCGGCAGCCGATACCGATATCATCAAAACTTATGTGCGTTTGGGCTTGGGTGTCGGCTTAATCGCCAGTATGGCCTATGATCCGATAGCCGATACTGATTTGGTCGTCCGAAATTTGCCCGGACTCATACCCAGCTCGATGACCAAAATTGCTTACTTGCGGCAGAATTATTTACCCGCCTACAGCCGGCATTTTATTGAAGAACTATTGGATGCCGCCCAAGAAATGAACGCCTGA
- a CDS encoding EAL domain-containing protein, translated as MPLEQLVEHFNDRLEWEHHTNFRPFFLKEGVVHGLFGPIHITTELAPLRETRKPSTIAGYIAKLNVSTSEIPHLQSHELDLIISLPARQSICPDSIVDFDRLARTVHMLNFLPISHEPFFLQLEVDPRHILGVKKDHGAYFQEVIGKCGLEPNNIVITLSVSSVYANYYEALLKGLENYRQRGYRVALKFDYNGLSGSALELITALSPDNVGLSAKDLGRIQDNQLPHKLHRLHKLTDSVGGQTALLDIEDANIKALARTIGFNWVQGAYYEQSVASIEDTALHLSRAV; from the coding sequence ATGCCATTAGAACAACTCGTCGAACACTTCAATGACCGCCTTGAATGGGAGCATCATACCAATTTCCGTCCCTTCTTTTTAAAAGAAGGAGTCGTGCATGGTTTATTCGGTCCCATTCATATCACTACTGAACTGGCGCCTCTGCGCGAAACGCGGAAACCCTCAACGATAGCAGGCTATATTGCCAAGCTTAATGTCAGCACTTCCGAAATTCCGCATCTGCAAAGCCATGAATTGGATTTGATTATATCGCTGCCTGCACGGCAATCAATTTGTCCCGATTCCATAGTCGATTTTGATCGTTTAGCTCGTACCGTTCATATGCTCAATTTTTTGCCGATTTCCCATGAGCCGTTTTTTTTGCAACTAGAGGTCGATCCTAGGCATATTCTCGGCGTCAAGAAAGATCATGGAGCGTATTTTCAAGAAGTTATCGGGAAATGCGGTTTGGAGCCCAATAACATCGTAATTACTTTGAGTGTAAGCAGCGTCTATGCCAATTATTACGAAGCCTTGCTGAAGGGGCTTGAAAACTACCGGCAGCGCGGTTATCGAGTGGCCCTTAAATTTGATTACAACGGTTTGAGTGGTTCGGCTTTAGAGCTGATTACGGCCTTATCGCCAGATAATGTCGGTCTGTCGGCCAAGGATCTTGGCAGGATTCAAGACAATCAATTACCGCACAAACTGCATCGCTTGCACAAACTGACGGATTCGGTCGGTGGGCAAACAGCGTTGCTTGATATCGAGGATGCCAATATCAAGGCTTTGGCTCGTACGATTGGATTCAATTGGGTGCAAGGCGCTTATTACGAACAATCGGTTGCTTCGATCGAAGACACCGCTTTACATCTGTCGAGGGCTGTCTAA
- a CDS encoding RBBP9/YdeN family alpha/beta hydrolase, which produces MKTKIITVPGFHGSDVKHWQTWLERQLPGSERVTGIDWESPQIFSWANAIEKHIDATPNRVILVAHSFGCLASALVASRLPEKVAGLILVAPASPQRFSMTGPIAVDSRPQNDISGFLPNRRLDTLGLLVASQNDPWMQFSQAEQFSRQWGLTLYDAGNAGHINSEAGYGEWPLIVEWVTSLQVLLESAMVNLSIQLPKKLMFSSSPYSA; this is translated from the coding sequence ATGAAAACGAAAATAATCACCGTACCGGGTTTTCACGGCAGTGATGTCAAACATTGGCAAACCTGGCTGGAGCGGCAATTGCCGGGCAGCGAGCGCGTTACCGGCATCGACTGGGAGAGTCCGCAAATTTTTAGCTGGGCCAACGCGATCGAAAAGCATATCGATGCGACGCCCAACCGAGTGATTCTGGTCGCGCACAGTTTCGGCTGTCTGGCTAGCGCTTTGGTAGCATCACGTCTTCCTGAAAAAGTAGCCGGTTTGATCTTGGTCGCGCCGGCGTCGCCGCAGCGCTTTTCTATGACGGGGCCGATAGCTGTCGACTCGAGACCTCAAAACGATATTTCCGGTTTTTTGCCGAATCGACGACTCGATACATTGGGCTTGTTGGTAGCCAGTCAAAACGATCCCTGGATGCAATTCAGTCAGGCCGAACAATTCAGTCGTCAATGGGGTTTGACGCTTTATGACGCTGGCAATGCGGGCCACATCAACAGCGAGGCCGGCTATGGCGAGTGGCCGTTGATAGTGGAATGGGTCACGTCACTGCAAGTTTTGCTTGAAAGCGCTATGGTCAATTTATCGATTCAACTACCGAAAAAACTGATGTTTTCATCATCGCCCTATTCCGCCTAA
- a CDS encoding sulfate/molybdate ABC transporter ATP-binding protein, producing the protein MSITLNNISKRFGNFAALKNINLEIPEGELVALLGPSGCGKTTLLRIIAGLEQADRGQVLLNGSDVTDQPVKNRQIGFVFQHYALFRHMTVFDNIAFGLRVKPRKERPSETKIQEKVHALLNLVQLDWLADRFPDQLSGGQRQRIALARALAVEPSVLLLDEPFGALDASVRKDLRLWLRHLHHELNVTSIFVTHDQEEAMEVASQIVVLNHGKIEQKGSPSEIYDSPNNDFVSRFIGHTNVFQLEQGDSAWLAGTGISIDDPKGIIAHVRPHNIQVEKPQDPANAPVYLKDWQHLGAIIRLELHKDGTNGKATTIFAEMPNEQFRELALQKGDRVSLHIKHAHWFN; encoded by the coding sequence ATGAGCATTACTTTAAACAATATCAGCAAACGCTTCGGTAATTTCGCTGCCCTGAAAAACATCAACCTGGAAATCCCCGAAGGCGAATTGGTCGCTTTACTGGGGCCGTCCGGCTGTGGCAAGACCACCTTACTACGCATCATCGCCGGACTGGAACAAGCGGATCGAGGACAGGTTTTATTGAATGGCAGCGATGTCACCGACCAACCGGTAAAAAACCGGCAAATCGGCTTTGTTTTTCAACATTACGCGCTATTCCGGCACATGACGGTATTCGACAATATCGCCTTCGGTCTCAGGGTCAAACCGAGAAAGGAACGTCCTAGCGAAACCAAAATCCAGGAAAAAGTGCATGCGCTTCTCAATCTGGTGCAATTGGACTGGTTGGCCGACCGTTTCCCCGATCAACTTTCCGGCGGCCAACGCCAACGCATCGCATTGGCCCGCGCCTTGGCGGTCGAGCCGTCGGTGTTGTTGCTCGACGAGCCGTTCGGCGCGCTCGACGCCAGTGTGCGCAAGGACTTGCGGCTGTGGCTGCGGCATTTGCATCATGAGCTGAACGTCACCAGCATTTTCGTGACGCACGATCAGGAAGAAGCGATGGAAGTCGCCAGCCAGATCGTCGTACTCAATCACGGCAAGATCGAGCAAAAAGGCTCGCCCAGCGAGATTTACGACAGTCCAAACAACGATTTCGTATCGCGTTTCATTGGCCATACCAATGTCTTTCAGCTGGAACAGGGTGACAGCGCCTGGCTTGCCGGCACCGGAATCAGTATCGACGATCCCAAAGGTATCATCGCTCATGTGCGTCCGCACAACATCCAAGTCGAAAAACCGCAAGATCCCGCCAATGCCCCCGTTTACCTAAAAGATTGGCAACATCTGGGCGCTATCATCCGGCTGGAATTACACAAGGACGGCACTAACGGCAAGGCAACAACGATCTTTGCGGAAATGCCGAACGAGCAATTTCGCGAACTGGCTTTGCAAAAAGGCGACCGGGTGTCGTTGCATATCAAACATGCGCATTGGTTTAACTGA